The sequence ACTCCGCATCCCTCGGACCAAACCAAAGGGTCCGAGAAActccccaccatggttcagGACGGCCCTGTCTTCAAAATAGGTACGAAGCATAAACATGAGAACTACCGACCTGTTAGCCTGATGAGAGTGGATGTTAAAgttttagaaaagattattcggaagttACCTATAAACGTAGGCTACGATGACTTCAGCACATCTTTTCACAAAGTTCCTCACAACCGGCTGCTATAAAAGTTAGGAAATATCGGGATTAGAGGCAACCtcttgatgtggataaaagacttcctagcTGGGCATCAACCAAGAGTACGGATGAATTCCAAGTTGTCCAGCTGAGAAACTATGCTTGGCGGAGTGCATCAGGGTAAAGTTTTGGAGCCACTGTTATTCTTCTTATATGCAAATGACTTTCCTCGTTCCCTCTCATCATTGGTtctgctatatgctgacgatgtaaaGATATAGAGAGCCATAAGAATTAAAGCtaatagcttagaacttcaaaatgacctggagaaattatctgaatggtctcaaagtTAGCAGTTGCCGACAAATGCTTCTAAGTGTATCGTGATGCATACTGGTGATCAAGATGCAGATACATACATGGGAAATAATATTGGGCTACCTGTTGTTGACATAGGAGTCGTCGTTAGCCAAGACCTaaactgccgtgcaatagccacAAAGGTTTTGGAACCCTATGATCAATAAGTAAAGCCCTTATCCATGTTGACGCTTAAGCTTTTTTGACGTTGTGTGCAGTGTTCGAGCTCCTAAGCTCGAGTACTGCATACAACCGGCTAGCCCCTGCTCAAAAAGGGCAGAGAACTTTCGAAGAAGGTTCAGAGAACCGCAgttaagctgattcccggaatagcaaAGCTCCTGCATGATAACAGCTTGACTAAACTAAACCTATTCCTAATGACATACTGAAGAACCAGAGGGAACGTGATCACAGATTTCgaattacttagtgataaattcGCGTCTGGCGTGCCCTCATTTTTCTCGTCTTCCAAATTTGAGAGTTTACTATGGCACTCttaaaaagttcacaagcccaggacaagttacttgtcagctgactatcgattTTCCTACGAATCaacaacgagtggaattcattaaaTCAGCACGTCGTTGAGACTTCATCCGTCGACTCTCCAAAAAAAGTTGGATCACCTGAGAGACCGCCATTGTCAGGATAAACACAAGCTACCCGGCCACTTGTTTTTTGCAAACTGAAGCTAAATTTGTGGATATTGAAAGCAATACTGTAATGGCAACATTACGACATGTTTGGTACCTAGATGATTAATTGTCCCTCCTCACGTTTCATTCCAAAGTTTAGAAAACTTAAAAGGAACAATAATCTGTTAACGACTCAGTCTATTGTATTCTTAGTTAcctcatatatttttattttctttatactAAGAAATATGACAATTTAGCATTATCATCCCGctgagctaacacgaaaattactcacaaaaaggtgtTGTGTGTCCTGCCTCATGCAGTTGTCCTTTGGACACTGCGGGCaagctctcaggtcactaagaccaactCTAACCCAATCTCCTCcccaggtacctccagaagaatcCTTCAACTGTGTGTGCAACCGGGAAGTaaaaaccgccctcatacctctgacagcactcaagaccactgtattcacaATCAATCTTCCTCTTCggttcctattattcctcctcaagtgtcaccatggccaacgattctagtgcgcaaagtACTCTCTCAAGTCTACAGAAACCtggctccaaactacacattagGGCCTTCAATGTACGTACCCTGTGTCAAACCGGCCAGCAGGCCTCCTTGTCTAAGAACCTAGAATCTCGTACGATTGATGTATTGTGTGTCTCCAAAATACGTATACAGTATGCTAATGTGGTCATtgacttgacctcacctcgcgaAAACAGAGAGCCTACCAGATTCACCCTCCGTCTATCTGGCGACATGATGGCTAGTTCTCATGGACTGACGGGTGTAGGCATAGCAGTAAGTATGAAGGCAGAAGAGGCACTGTTAGAATAGATTGGCATTAACAGTCGCCTAtatgctgttcggctaaacggctccgtaagaactccgAGGGGTAGGGGCGCGTGGCGTTGCGTTTCCTTCagttctgcctacgctcccactaaCTGTAGCTCGAGCAAAGTGaaggatgaattttacagaGAGCTTCCCGAAGTTCTTCAAAAATCTAAACAcgcagacatagtactcgtagtaggtgactttaatgcccaagtAGGTAGATTAAACCAGAtggaaaggcatttaggtggatattttaatATTctggctcagcgaacagataatggtgatcgtctactgcaactgtgctcagacaatcgtttatttttaacaagcaccaattttaagcataaggagaggcatcgtctaacatggtgaCCCCCTTCACCAAACTAACAATGGTCTGAAATAGACCATATTACCAACAGTCATCGTTGCAGGGGCTCAATAGAAGACTACCTCTCATTCTGGAGTACTTGTttagactctgatcatgctGTAATGCGAGCACGAATTTGCTTGCGTCTACCTGGGCTCAGAAAAGCCAGATTAAGAAAACGCATTAGAGTTGAACTGAGtgacgagaaaaccaaaagtagatTTAAGGAACGCCTGAGGTGACACCTAGGTAGTtgtgaaaacgaggctgacccagatgttgcttagAAAGATATACGAACAGTTGtgaaaacagcagtgacatctgttAGTGATTTGAACCCAAATGGTTAAGAAGAGCTAGTGGATTTCTGTAACATGTATTACACTGATAGACTCTCGTAAACTCATCTCATCAGGCCCCGAACCAAAAGTCCACGGAACGATCGTGAGCAATGTCGGGCAATGAAAACAAAGGAGACGGAAAAAGCgactaggttgactaatattttagctcaaatctgggagttggacgtaatctcatctgactggtcacaatcactgattgtcccaatacaTAAGAAggagtcaaaatcatcctgtgataaccatagtgGGATTATTTTGTccaatatagcatctaaaatactaacctcaataattatcggacgcctaataaagactcgtgaactgcaaacacgggAAAATCATGCtagcttcagacctggtcatgGCTGCATTAACCACATATTCGCCATTATTCAGATCTTAGAACACAAGTATGCTTACCGGCCTCTGACAATTGTGGTCTTTCTTAACTTAAAATCaacatttgactctgtagaccgagaggttctgtagcaGTGTCCGTCATTTTAAGGTGTATCTtaaaagtacataaaccttgtgaaggctctttactggaacactactagtcgagtcagagcttatggcgactTGTCTTCTGAATTTGGTAGTACACAGATGGTCGTCTGTATTGCATTGCTACTCATTTTTCTCGCAACCAAAAAGTTTCTAAAGCGCTACTCATGTTCTGGTGTTTATAAGGGATTTATTTCAATGTGACTATGGAGTGTAGAACTTTAACAAATATCTCAATAGGGGTGGTGAAAGTGGGTTTTTAGACACTGATGAGTCATCTACAAAAATAGTAAGGTATTACTGGAATCACGTAAAAACTGGCCAATTGTTGGAAACATGAACCTGTATTTTATTAGCTATTTATACTAAAGATGTCCACAATAATTGAAAACAGTATGCATTGCAATCCATCAAGGTGCACTGACTGATAAGCCTCCAAGTTACAACGTTTTTAACCACTGTATACTTCATTGtgatgttttttttatattcttaAGTATTTCTTATCAAGTACTAACTTTGTAAATTAAGGTTTTGACTTTACAAAACTCTAGGTCTCAGGTCTCTATGGAAAGAAAGTAAGGAATGAGATGTACCGTCTGATACGTTGTCCTCTGACTACTAAAAGAATATCATTTCTCAGTAAAATTTTCGTTTAAATGTCTCACATCTCTTAGATAGTGTTATTTCATTTGCAATGGGACGTCCACTTACTACGGACACAATAGATTTAACACCATTTCCTGAGTTATATACTAAAGAGAACATCATTTTACATAAAATTTTCAACAAGTATGGGTTTGAGCTACGTATCGCCGGAGGCGCAGTACGTGATATTTTACTAGGAATTTCTCCACATGACATTGACTTCGCAACAAACGCTACTCCACCTCAGATGTATGAAATGTTTTCCAAGGAAGGAATTCGAATGCTGAATAGAAATGGAGAATCACATGGAACTGTTACAGCCAGAATTAATGATAAGGTATAGTTATATTCAcatgaaatgtttatttaacgTATTTTCACTTGTCTTACCTATAAATAGGTTTAGTATGACTTGACATATTTTGTAGGTACAAAAGTTCTccattaatattttgttttgtaacTAGGTGATACAACTTTAGTCTTTCATTTTCTGCCTGGACATCATTATCTCTCATACCTATCACCATATATGTTTATTACTAAGTAACCAGAAGTTTAGGCTAGTTGGTTAAAGGAATTGACTCCCACAATTAAGATATATATTAggaccttgatctgtctacttcggtttgggcacccgagttATTTAATGAGTCTTCATACGAAGCGTATGTGGTTCAAAGCCTAGTACATAAACAGTTGCTTGATGGAGGAGCTACATCAGATTGAAATTTGATCTAAAGAAACATTTGGATGGTTCCCCAGTCCTCTGTAAAGGAATCTGGGATCGCAATAATACTTATAAATACTATTGATGGTAGTTATAAACGTTTGTCACTTCCTGGCGAATTTGAATGGCTCATAGATAAGTTTAACAGAAGCTTGATATTAACATGGTTGTCATTCTTGCTTTCATCACTGATGTCACCAGTCAGCTTATCCTAAATTACTAAAGGCTAAATCCAATGTAACCACAGTTAAGAAATGTAGGTTCCTGATACACACAGAGCAGCGCATTTCAACACAGTTAAAAATACAGAATTTCTTAGACGACTAGCGAATAAAAACGTCATAGTTACCGTCAACTACATTTCATTTCTTATTGATCTAACCACAGCCTAAATAAGTTATCTTCGGATGCTAGTACATGCAACTGTATGTAGTTACTGAGTTgcattgaaaaatatttttgggTATATAAATAAGGTAAAGTACCTATATATTGGTCTTAGTCGTTAATAGTTCCAGGTTATGAGACATAACACCCATCTTTTGGTTAAGTTAAATCCAGTGCATTATCTGGCTTATTTTTTAAAAGTCGTGGGTCCGTAATAAACTCAAACCGTATAAAAGTTTACTAAGAAGGTTCCAAGTCTAGAAGCAGTTTTGCCAGTCAGATATTTGATGGTCAAATGCCTATCTGTTCATGCTTCTCAACtttgttaaaaaaaattctAGCTACAGTATGTCCCTATCATAAATACGTACAGCTCTAAATTTGTTTGTGTTGTCATAGGTTAGTAAATTTACACAACAATGCCACTAAATTCTCATTTTAGCAGTACTTTTTTTATAAAGATCGATATTCGGTTGGTATGTAATGTAACTGAATAAAAGGTATGTTGCAATGAACTTTGTTTGATATTCTGTTTTCAAAATTAACCATCAGAGAACTCTCAAATGAAGCTTAACTTTACATACACCACAATATTCTTGTAATTCTCAGACTGAATTAAACATTCTTGCTGTCATAACTAATAATTCGTTAAACTAATTGCTTTTCATCTGTATCCATGGTGTACCACCCTTGTAAGTCACACTGTATAGTAGGATATGGAGCTTTTTTTACATCGATGCATTAAATATGGGTTTTTGGTCAATTAACTAGTAGTAACCAACATTAGGACCTGACATAAATGCCCATCCACCCAAGTTACCACACCATGTCACAAGGAGATGAAATCGCTAAGGAATCGGAATGATTGAAAAAGACTAAACAGTGAATACATTATACATTTCGGTCGAAGTAATATTGTCAACAAAATTCATGAAACGGATAAATATTCTAGCTGAGCATATGAACCTATATCTATTTCTACAAATTTAGATGAAATTaagttaaaataaatgttttctttttccaGGAAAATTTTGAAGTTACCACTCTACGTATTGATGTTGTCACAGATGGAAGGCATAGTGAAGTTGTCTTTACAAATGACTGGAAGTTAGATGCTGAAAGAAGAGATCTTACAGTGAATTCGATGTTTCTAGGTGTTGATATGCAGGGGTTATTTGATGAGGCTAATGAAGCAACAACAGATTCTTCCgcaaatgaaaataatacaagTAATAAACAAAAAGTGTTAGGACATTTATGGGATTATTTTAACGGTTGCGATGACTTGAAAAATCATCGCATACGATTTGTAGGGGATCCAGATGCTAGGATAAAAGAGGATTACTTAAGAATGCTAAGATATTTCCGATTTCATGGTCGTCTGTCAACAGAAGACACATATGATAGGCATGATGAAGATGTGTTGAAGGTACGGATCACTTTTTCGAGTGAATATTTGTAACATTTCAGTTTTTTAGTGGCATCGTTTAACAACTTTACGTTTTCTTTCTGGTAGGGATTATTCATTTCGTTTAATAACTTTGGTAACATACTTATATTCCCTTAGTATATGTACTGTTTATGAATTATCAAAGTATTTTTACTTCGGAAAGTTCAGAGTTATACTGAACACTATAAAGTATGTTATCTGTCATCTGGGTTTTGTCAGAGTATCAAAATGTCAGATATGGAACAGCTTTATTGATATTTGGTTTTTAATAAGTCACTAAATTAGGGTCAGTGCATGTTTTGAATTAACGGTAGAGTATTCATTCTCTGCGTCTACCCTGATTTCCATAGTTGCCATCTCATTCTCattagaaatttaaaaaattaaatccGAGAATTTTTCATGCGTCTAGTTCTCTTTGTAGCTTTGAACGAAGTAATGACAATAAACGGCTTGTATAATAAGattaattcattctatttcaacGTTTCCCACTAGTTGTGACCAGCATGAATTTACAGATAACAGGATTAACAGCAAAACTTGAGAAATTTTAGTTGAAGTTGTGACAAAGGTACGCGATACAAACTCCCCCAAAAATAGATGGATGAGAGTATTCTTAATACCACTCATATTGGCGTTTCAGAAATACCTAATTTTTTTTGTTCTCTAAATGACTATTCAGCCGTTAAGTGAAAAAAGTGGGGCAATATTAAATGTACAATTTTAACGTCAAGCTTTTCCAACCATTTATTTTAGATTATGAATATTAAAGATCCCAAGCAATTTACAGATGTACTGTGCACCCCTTTCCTTAGGAACtagcagtagtagtaatagtctAACATTGAAGACGtcttattgaaaaaaaagaagctCTACATATAACACTAAGATGGATTCAACTGCGTCGAAGGTGCTAGAAGTTGCGAAATAATCTGTTAGCCCCATTCACCTGAAGATGGATATTAAACAGGGACTGTGTTCAAAAAGACATCAATATCTAGCATTTAACCAACAACTTGTTGAACGTGTCATGCGACTTTAATATAGAGAATAGTAAATTTGGATCGCTAGTGGTGACTATTATGCTGCCGGTAATCCAAGCCCCTGATTTTTTGGGAACAACAATTAACATGTAAACTATTATTAGCCGCTCCAAAATGACTTAAAGATAGTGTCTGTTAACAGCTAGTGTACTGACTACATTTCTATTTTTGTTCAATGAACGGAGCATTTGAGTCGGGAAGATAAGTTAGTGTGATAAGCATGCTATGTATTTTGTGTTCATTTAGACCTCATGGCATATTAGAAGACTTCTCGTCTGAACTGGTTTTAAGACGTGAGTTGGAGCCTCTATGATAGATATTATTCTACAAGGCAACTTAATCATGTTTCATTAGTATAGAATCAAACTTTCTTTTTTATTCTGTTTCTGGAATAATCTTCCAAATGGATTCAATTTTCGACAATACTGGTGGGATTTTTAACGAATAATAACATTTTCCAATATGTGATTTTTTTATAGTTCATATGCTTGTATGCTTGTTACAACTATTGAGTTTTGAGTTTTTTAAATCACgatattgtttattaataataatagactaTAGCCTCCAATGCTAATGGTTTGTCAATAATATCTGGTGAACGCTGTTTCAGTGAATTGAAGAAAATTCTACTATACCCTTCAACTCCATTCCTTTTACGTCGGATGGCAGATGCTGGGCTATTTGTTCACTTAGGTCTTCCTGAAAACCCTAACTTTAAAGAATTAGATAAAATCTGGAATAGAGGTATACTTTCTTCTGCACCaaacccgattacttgtttagCTGCAATCATGACATCGCCTGTTGAAGTAAGTTCAGTCATTTTTGAAACAAAGAAACAATTTCATTTGTTATCACAATTCAATTCGTTCAAACTTTGGGCTAAAATTCATTACAATTTCGATTCAAAGCCGCTCTGTTACAACATCTAAAATTAATGGTCGAAAGTATAGTTGGAATCCATCCTAAAATCTCTAGGAttttgccaacttgcatcaTCTGTAGTGTAGGTGAGGTGTCGATCTCTCAAGCAAAGCGGCGGTATACTACTCAGTGGTTTACTCTGCTCTATTTCATTGCTGTAAAACACAGTCTTTGATGGTAAAAGGTATGCTTAAACTTCAGGTTTTTTATTTAAAGCATTTTTCACGTATCTTGGATCAAATTGGTGAACAATAGCGAGTTCGCACTCAGGGTACAAGAAGGTAAATCTGTTGGTCATGCTAGGAATCTGCAGCGATCGAGGTAACTAGGATACGTGTCACACATTCCTAACCACCATCTACCTCAATGGGTAATGTTAGCTGGAGTAGGAGTAAGTTGGAAGGAAGCTAATGGCAGTTAAACCAAGATGCTGCATCAGTTCATAAAAATATTGACAACTGGACTGAATCATGTCGATATATATGGTTGAGGTTTGTGCGGTTACTGTGACCACAGGTTCAGAGACATTAAATGATGTGGTTTAGAATCGATGTCAGTGGTGCATGTCCATTCAGTTTTTTTATTTCCATAGATCTTAAGTTTCAAAGTAGTTTTATATGTTTCCTTCCACAGATTTATTCTTTAATTATATTGTCTGTGCTTAATGTTTTCTcctaccactgatactgttaatacttctactactctggtgttttttcttgataattttatctcgCTGTGGtgatgaggtgtggcaacttaaaCCGATGTACCACATGTACTATATTCAACGTTACCTATAATTGACTAGCTGGCTAACTCATAACAGCTTTCCTCACCTCTGAGCAATTTACTTCTCACTTCTAAGGATTCCATTGGTTAATAAAGTAAACCCACCATCTTATGTGTAGGTGAAGAGACATTGTCatgtatattttgtttttatttactacCTAATTTAGAGTCATTTAAtcctttttgttttttatttcatttttgtccCATTTCACTGTTATTTGCTTCCAGGTTGAGAACTTAGACAAACGTTTACGTTTATCTAATCTAGATTTAACAATTCTATTGTACATATTACATAAACgcgattattattttaatttatctaatgaaaatgataaaagtgaaatgaaattttatcaaaaagaatatttattatcatttgaaCCGAATAAAATAAAACCAGCTATAACTGAATTGTTAAAATATTTAGGCaaagataaattatttattgatgaatGGTTATCATGGCAACCACCAAAGTTTCCAGTCAGTGGTACATTAATTATTGATCAATGGGATATACCTAATAAATTAATTCGACCAGTTTTATTTAAACTACGTGAACAGTGGTGTGAATCAGATTATAAATTATCAAGCGATGAATTATTAACTGAaagtaataaacaatttatattggatcatttaaataatcattctgTTGATTGTATACCTGAAAGATTTATAATTCAAGCTAAAAAATCACGAAGATGACAATATTGACTCGTTTATTTTTTTGtagtatgtatatgtatttacataaatatatatggagtattattgttgttacttATGAAAGagaaagtgtgtgtgtgtgtgtgggagaGAGAAAAAGGGATTATCAGACTGTGTTCCTGTTAATTAAAATACAGATAATTTATTGGGTATATTGAATATCACTCTGGAATACAAGTATGTTGatagtgataataatttttataatttcaatttATGAGATGATTTTAGATTGTTTTGGTGAACGAAATACTACTTTGTATAGTACTAtactagtcagtcagttacaagcAAAGTAGAACGTCACACAAGTATATGTTAGCTCAAGTTTACTACATCACATCAAAACAACAAGATGCAACTATCAATGTGAATATCAAAGTAGTGGTAGTGTTATTGATAGTTCCTTGATGACCTCCGCAAAGATTGTAGTCTCTATTTTTTGTTCTCGAGGTTTTTCACTGATATATTCTACAAATGTACTATGAACGTAAACTTCAAATTCAATggtgaaatatatagacaaataGATGGTGTAGCGATGGGTTCACCACTAGGTCCCATATTGTCTGACATTTTTCTCGCTGAACTAGAAAATGGTTCACTCGTGCAGTAGGTTGACAAGTTTTCATCTTACTGCTGGTATATGGACGATATGGTCGTCCTTTGTAACGACCATACTGACCTGATGAAAATACTCAAGTGAGTTAAGGACGTTCATCCGTCTATAAAATTCACATGTATGGACGGGAATAGAGATAGAATATTCTTTCCAGACGTTCTGCTTACAAGGGGAATAGATGATTCACTAAGAAATTTAAACAAGAAAACTACTTGGACTGATCTTTATGAAAATTTTCCTATTTTTGTTCTTCTACAATATAAAACGAAACTGATTGAGACATTTCACTATAGATCAAGACCATATGCACCCTAGATGCaattaaaaaggaaaaaaagatatTGCCTACTACCCTGAAAGAAGATAGATATAcggagaaatttataaataaacatttaaccaAGAAAGGAGAGTATAAGGAAGGCCTAACTGTGATCAAAAAGCCTCTGTTTATGTGTTTACAATTAGGAGGTGGTGCACCCGGTGAAATGCTAATACTATAGTGGCGCAGAGCAATTTAAAGAACTTTTAATGCAGGTAATGTACAACTATTTTTTTCTACACATCCGATGAACACTTCGATATTGGAAAAGAAATTACCTAGACTATTCACTTCTTTCTGTATCTATCAGTTCtactgctcttgtggagcaagttatGTTGACAGGTGTTTTAGGAATTTGTATTTTCGAGCTTGCGAGCACCTCTCgatgtggttaagcaaaggtatAGTTGAAACTGTTAACAGTTCGATTTTAGCTCAATCAAAACAGATTCAGTTATACAATGGTTCAGTAAACATATGAAATTGGATCTAACTATTATAAGTACTAGGAATTTACAATTACAGTGATTGATAATCtgaatattacaaatttatgtaaatattttgaaatgcTACACTGTATTCTGAAATGAGGGGAAATAAAATTGGTTACTGAGCaatattaagtagtataattaaCATACTGAAGGTAATCGAATCAGAGAGAAATGAGGATTAGTGTTAGCAGAAACAGCAATATAATCGTTTAAGTCTGTTCAATTCATGTACGTGTGTAAACGTCAGTAATTAGTCaccaaaataattataaatagcATACTTGATGTGCGAACGATAGTGTAACCTTAAACTAGTTCGGACAAGATGAAAAAGATTGATTTGATCAAAATGACACCTCTATTAATACATATTTTGAATTCCATTGTATGGAACTTAGTTCGaatgttttaaaatttaataCAAAACGTGAGAAAATATTTCCTAAGCGTACTCGTTTTCTAAAGGTTTGTTTATCTATTAGTTTAGTCCTTCTTTAATGTTACAAACTAGGGCGATATCAGATAGTCTTTAATCATATAATAATTCTACTACAAATTATTCAATCCTAGATGACGTTGGCAAATTTTCCACCTAGTATTAAACTTGTTTAGAGGGCCTGTAgtgctatgttaagcccacatagcttattctagttTCCGGACAGGCcagtctattcattcttcttgagtcaagTTGGGACCCTGTTAATTATTAGCTCATCAactttgactgtttttatgtaagcatATGTGggtgcatttcttatcttactcattaCATGTCCGTAacatatttttgtctgactagaAATATTGACTCACTATGGATTAAATTGAGTTGGatcacacgccttctccactcCACGTCGTTTCGcttcgttctcttctcttcacttCGTCCCTCTGATTGTTTATACAGATCAAtatgtgtacaaaatatacgtattcaaaaatccattctcgtatttgtctcatttaattccgttattcgttaacgcgatttaagtcgattaTTACATACGAGAATAGTCAGAATGTATATTTCGACATCAATCGTTCGATAACTATTATTTGTCCGATCTTACTGGATTCAGATATCGGGTCACAAAAGGCCCGATGTTACGGATAACCCTCACATGAAGTGTTGTTGAAGAGCGGGTAAACGAATCTGTAATCGATGGTTTGTATCGAAGTTTATCCCTCAAAGTTTATCAAAAGATAAAcacttatttcatttaaatactaAGGTGTATACATCATTCTCTTTTCCAGTGAATGACTTATAGAGCACTGCATATACTTAATTATTTTGGTGCATTTAAATTCTCTGAGTCAAATATTCTAAACATGAAGCTTTAATTACCTTTTAGGTCTATATCATTAGTAATTCAAAAAAGGAATGAGCTACTAGAACTACGTTACACGTGGTTAACACATTTAATTTAATTGCATGTTACGGAGTTCGAGGAGTTTATCTTAACTGGAATTATCTTTTAAGCTGCAAATTTCTACTGTCTCAAAAGTTCACATCGCTATAACtgtataataaaagtaattcatttgatattcatACAAACTACTTGACGTTAGATATTCTCTTcgtataaatttatataaataaaaatattcaatcaaattttcCAAAAACTAAGTGAGTTAAATTAATCTTTTATCCATAAGATAAAACCCGACAGTCATTGAAATATAACTTCTATTAGTTTAACGGTGATTATCAATTAGTATTTCTCCATTGACTTTCGTCTATCATTTAGGCAGACTGAAAACTAAAGTCACTATTTTGTTATAGCATATCAATACTACATTTTATGACAAATATTAAATAGTATACAACTTAATAAAAGCTGTCAATATAGTCCGAAGTACTcatgataaatattattcttgggTTCTGTTCCCGCATGTGGAGTTGTGAATGCATACCTCTAAGGGTTTTAATACTAGGAGAAAACCCCCATCTAGTGCTATCAGGTTTTGAATGGTGTTCTAAATTAgctcggttcatgatttcagttaGTCAGTCTTGACTTATAACTACTTGTGACGTATAATTATGTTAGTATGTTTTTTATCATGCTACTATAACTATTTAATATTAAGTATAATCTCTGTGGTATTGTCATGCATATTAATAATGTTAAAGGAGGAAGTTataaattatatgtatatctGTAGAGTGATATTTTGGCATGGTTAGGAATACATTCCTATAAGTGATTTTCAAGTCATGAATATGATTTCATTATGTAATTTTATGTGCGTTTTGTTTAATTCTGTCAGTATTCATAAATTTACTCAATTTTTACACTTTGCT comes from Schistosoma haematobium chromosome 3, whole genome shotgun sequence and encodes:
- the TRNT1_1 gene encoding CCA tRNA nucleotidyltransferase 1, mitochondrial (EggNog:ENOG410VB52~COG:J~BUSCO:EOG091G09KX) is translated as MYRLIRCPLTTKRISFLNSVISFAMGRPLTTDTIDLTPFPELYTKENIILHKIFNKYGFELRIAGGAVRDILLGISPHDIDFATNATPPQMYEMFSKEGIRMLNRNGESHGTVTARINDKENFEVTTLRIDVVTDGRHSEVVFTNDWKLDAERRDLTVNSMFLGVDMQGLFDEANEATTDSSANENNTSNKQKVLGHLWDYFNGCDDLKNHRIRFVGDPDARIKEDYLRMLRYFRFHGRLSTEDTYDRHDEDVLKTIASNANGLSIISGERCFSELKKILLYPSTPFLLRRMADAGLFVHLGLPENPNFKELDKIWNRGILSSAPNPITCLAAIMTSPVEVENLDKRLRLSNLDLTILLYILHKRDYYFNLSNENDKSEMKFYQKEYLLSFEPNKIKPAITELLKYLGKDKLFIDEWLSWQPPKFPVSGTLIIDQWDIPNKLIRPVLFKLREQWCESDYKLSSDELLTESNKQFILDHLNNHSVDCIPERFIIQAKKSRR
- the TRNT1_1 gene encoding CCA tRNA nucleotidyltransferase 1, mitochondrial, variant 2 (EggNog:ENOG41032X2~COG:U), with amino-acid sequence MYRLIRCPLTTKRISFLNSVISFAMGRPLTTDTIDLTPFPELYTKENIILHKIFNKYGFELRIAGGAVRDILLGISPHDIDFATNATPPQMYEMFSKEGIRMLNRNGESHGTVTARINDKV